In a single window of the Bacteroidota bacterium genome:
- a CDS encoding T9SS type A sorting domain-containing protein, translated as MTTNIFGQEIAEYNFDIDIEVTKDGDILNSAWAGGLNFIQIETFDFNNDNIDDLLVFDRSGNRIMPFIKQSSEKIIDYKYFPDYAINFPPVQNWIKLIDYNCDGKKDIFAYNKLGIEVWKNTSSESVLEFEQIIFEYNTPNGILYKEAIKTDIGSEYDVNLSIIYQDIPAIADINSDGSIDILNFGLGSAIPEGSTVEYHENRSPCGLDFALQSVCWGGFAENYMNNSVTLSVCSNSLSKRKEIKMHAGSSLLVHDFNGNGLPDMLIGDITFENATLVFNNGSIANAQMTEMDDNFPNYSTPIDIEYFPGFSMIDIEHDGKEDLIASPAIKGSMNSNSVWWYKNTSNNGNTHFELQSKSFLQDEMIDVGEGSNPHLFDIDGDGLLDLLIGNYGYYKDGGGYISKIAFYKNTGNINKAKFELKSDNYGKFDQFNKLNIYPAFGDLNDDEIPDVIIGESEGMIHYFEGIGNGDFNIKQFNYLGIDVGNGAMPNLTDVDEDGLLDLIIGNKKGKLSFFLNTGDKGNPSFELISDNWGNIDLSGIDVQGAWLSSSIMNHPKSGKLLILGTQTGTTYAYKNISTSQDATFELFSDNYLNYDEGERATVTTGDLNNDTYPDIIIGNMSGGLRLAIDATQIIKHKNKLVVYPNPVIRGNYLYIKYRNNFNDIDIFDISGRRMKVKVLEDKIDISNLNNGIYIIIEKTESDIISTKFIISR; from the coding sequence TTGACAACTAACATTTTTGGTCAGGAAATAGCTGAATATAATTTCGACATTGATATTGAAGTTACAAAAGACGGTGATATTCTAAATAGTGCCTGGGCAGGAGGCTTAAATTTTATTCAGATAGAGACCTTTGACTTTAACAATGATAATATTGATGATTTATTGGTATTCGACAGGTCGGGGAATAGAATAATGCCGTTCATAAAGCAGAGTTCTGAAAAAATTATTGACTACAAATATTTTCCTGACTATGCCATAAATTTTCCACCTGTTCAAAATTGGATTAAACTCATAGACTATAATTGTGACGGCAAAAAAGATATTTTCGCATATAACAAATTAGGAATTGAAGTATGGAAAAATACAAGTTCAGAATCAGTACTTGAATTTGAACAAATTATATTTGAATACAATACGCCGAATGGTATTCTGTACAAAGAAGCTATTAAAACTGATATTGGTAGTGAATACGACGTAAACCTCAGCATAATTTATCAGGACATCCCGGCAATTGCCGATATAAATAGTGATGGTAGCATCGATATTCTGAATTTCGGATTGGGAAGTGCAATTCCCGAAGGTTCTACGGTTGAATATCACGAAAATCGCTCTCCCTGCGGATTAGACTTTGCTTTACAATCCGTTTGCTGGGGAGGTTTTGCTGAGAATTATATGAACAATTCAGTTACACTTAGCGTTTGTTCCAATTCTTTATCGAAGAGAAAAGAAATTAAAATGCATGCCGGATCATCACTGTTAGTTCACGATTTCAATGGAAACGGGTTACCCGATATGCTCATTGGTGATATAACTTTCGAAAATGCTACTCTGGTATTCAATAATGGAAGTATTGCTAATGCACAAATGACTGAGATGGATGATAATTTCCCCAACTACTCCACTCCTATCGACATTGAATATTTCCCGGGGTTTTCTATGATCGACATCGAACATGACGGGAAAGAAGACCTAATTGCAAGTCCTGCCATAAAAGGTTCTATGAACTCGAATAGCGTTTGGTGGTACAAAAACACATCCAACAACGGTAATACCCATTTTGAACTGCAGAGCAAATCTTTTTTACAGGATGAAATGATTGATGTTGGAGAAGGATCAAACCCACATCTATTTGATATTGACGGTGACGGATTATTAGATTTGCTGATTGGGAACTATGGCTATTATAAGGATGGCGGCGGTTATATATCGAAGATTGCATTTTATAAAAATACAGGAAACATAAACAAAGCTAAATTTGAATTAAAAAGCGATAACTACGGCAAATTCGATCAATTCAATAAACTAAATATATATCCCGCTTTTGGCGATTTGAACGATGATGAAATTCCCGATGTAATTATTGGTGAATCTGAGGGAATGATACATTATTTTGAAGGCATTGGAAATGGAGATTTCAACATAAAACAATTTAATTATTTAGGAATTGATGTTGGTAACGGTGCAATGCCGAATCTGACAGATGTTGATGAAGATGGATTACTAGATCTAATTATTGGCAACAAGAAGGGGAAACTTAGCTTCTTTCTAAATACAGGAGATAAAGGCAATCCTAGCTTTGAGTTAATATCCGACAATTGGGGAAATATTGATCTTTCTGGAATTGATGTACAGGGAGCCTGGTTGTCTAGCTCAATAATGAATCATCCAAAATCAGGAAAATTATTAATTCTGGGAACACAAACAGGCACTACATATGCCTATAAAAATATTTCCACAAGTCAGGATGCTACATTCGAATTATTTAGCGACAATTATTTAAACTACGATGAAGGAGAAAGAGCTACTGTTACCACAGGCGATTTAAACAATGACACATACCCTGATATAATTATCGGAAATATGTCAGGAGGACTTCGTTTGGCAATTGATGCAACACAGATTATAAAACACAAAAACAAACTTGTTGTTTACCCAAACCCTGTTATAAGAGGCAATTACTTATACATAAAGTACAGAAACAATTTTAACGATATAGATATTTTTGACATTTCCGGGAGGAGAATGAAAGTTAAGGTATTAGAAGATAAAATTGATATTTCTAATCTTAACAATGGAATTTATATTATTATTGAGAAAACTGAAAGTGATATCATCAGTACTAAATTTATTATTAGCCGATAA
- a CDS encoding MFS transporter produces MMSTLIKNKQYYKFCFYGFLKNLRFFDAFFILYLLDKGLPYTEIGILYAVREIIINLLEIPSGIIADSYGRKSALMASFIAYIFSFIVFYLSSDFWLFLIAFVLYGVGDAFRSGTHKGMIMDYLKINSWSDQKINYYGHTRACSQKGSAISSLIAGGLVFFTGSYQYIFLFSIIPYLINLILVGSYPEELNVSISSKKNKKSGKIRLTLSTFIKIIKEPNVLKIINTSALHSAYLKAVKDYIQPLMINIALIIPFMMDIDQNKKNGIIVGVIYFIIYLLTSRASQFAGLVADKGKNNISYITLIAGFMFGVLSGIFFINDLWVISLIAFIGIYIIENLRKPILTGFVSDNVPNEILTSVISVQSQLKTIMTATLAFSLGVLADIFGIGISFIVLSGILIVSTVSISFFNNRA; encoded by the coding sequence ATGATGTCAACGTTAATAAAAAACAAACAATACTACAAATTTTGCTTCTACGGGTTTTTAAAGAACCTGCGTTTCTTCGATGCCTTCTTTATTTTATATTTATTAGACAAGGGACTTCCATATACCGAAATAGGTATTTTATACGCCGTTCGCGAAATTATCATTAATCTTCTGGAAATTCCATCAGGAATTATTGCTGACTCTTACGGCCGAAAAAGTGCATTGATGGCATCATTTATCGCCTATATATTTTCGTTTATTGTATTCTACTTATCTTCTGATTTTTGGTTATTCTTAATTGCCTTTGTTTTGTATGGTGTTGGTGATGCTTTTAGATCAGGAACACATAAAGGAATGATAATGGACTACCTGAAAATAAATAGCTGGTCCGATCAGAAAATAAATTATTACGGACATACCCGGGCCTGTTCACAAAAAGGATCCGCAATATCTTCATTGATTGCCGGCGGATTAGTTTTTTTTACCGGATCTTATCAGTATATATTTTTATTTTCGATTATCCCATATTTAATAAACCTAATTCTTGTGGGCTCTTATCCTGAAGAACTGAATGTTTCTATCAGCAGCAAGAAAAATAAAAAAAGCGGCAAAATAAGGCTAACCCTATCAACCTTTATAAAAATAATAAAGGAACCAAATGTTTTAAAAATAATCAACACTTCAGCCTTACATTCAGCCTACCTGAAAGCCGTTAAAGACTACATACAGCCTTTAATGATCAACATAGCATTGATTATTCCTTTCATGATGGATATTGACCAGAATAAGAAAAATGGAATAATAGTTGGAGTAATTTACTTTATTATCTACCTGTTAACCTCAAGAGCTTCCCAGTTTGCCGGATTGGTAGCCGATAAAGGGAAAAATAATATCTCTTACATTACACTTATCGCCGGTTTTATGTTCGGAGTTTTAAGCGGTATATTCTTTATAAATGATCTATGGGTAATTTCTCTAATTGCTTTTATTGGAATTTATATTATCGAAAACCTGCGCAAACCTATTTTAACAGGTTTTGTTTCTGATAATGTCCCTAACGAAATTTTGACATCTGTAATATCTGTTCAGTCACAACTAAAAACCATTATGACAGCCACACTTGCATTTTCACTGGGAGTATTGGCTGATATTTTTGGGATTGGAATTTCGTTTATAGTTTTAAGCGGAATACTGATTGTTTCTACTGTTTCTATTTCATTTTTCAACAACCGAGCTTAA
- a CDS encoding N-acetyltransferase family protein, with amino-acid sequence MMVKVRSVKPGDANDILKIYNFYISNSIVTFDENKKTLDDIKIKISTITALYPWYILEINGSVVGFAYASQWKNKSAYNKSVEGTVYVKNGFHGKGYGLMLYNNLIEELKKQKFHSILGLISLPNDESVALHEKLNFEKVAHFREIGKKFDKYIDVGCWQLIL; translated from the coding sequence ATGATGGTTAAAGTAAGAAGTGTAAAACCGGGTGATGCAAATGATATCTTAAAAATATATAATTTTTATATTTCCAATTCGATTGTAACCTTCGATGAAAATAAAAAAACACTTGACGATATTAAAATCAAAATATCAACTATCACGGCACTTTACCCTTGGTATATTCTAGAAATAAATGGATCTGTTGTTGGATTTGCATACGCCAGTCAGTGGAAGAATAAAAGCGCATACAACAAAAGCGTAGAAGGTACTGTGTATGTAAAAAATGGATTTCACGGTAAAGGTTATGGTCTAATGCTTTATAATAATCTGATTGAAGAACTAAAAAAGCAAAAATTTCATTCAATTCTAGGGCTAATCAGTCTTCCTAATGATGAATCGGTAGCACTTCACGAAAAATTGAATTTCGAGAAAGTTGCCCATTTTAGAGAAATAGGGAAAAAATTTGATAAGTACATTGATGTTGGATGCTGGCAGTTGATATTATAA
- a CDS encoding class I SAM-dependent methyltransferase, with product MKLKHYFSKDENKRAEFIFNLIAPIYSKMNHQLGVNYSKVIEVLKSKISIENMKVLDIGSGTGVWSSVYKDGGAGEVTGIDFADKMIQESRNNFPEINFMTADAENLHQIKDNSFDIVTASFVIHGVTQERREKMLSEMKRVSKRYIVLHDFIGRTPYFIRILEFLERSDYKHFKQNICNELKNQFTKVESVKVKYGSGLYIVEI from the coding sequence ATGAAACTTAAACACTACTTCTCCAAAGACGAAAACAAACGGGCTGAATTTATCTTCAACCTCATCGCTCCAATTTACTCAAAGATGAATCATCAACTTGGAGTAAACTATTCAAAAGTGATCGAGGTATTAAAATCAAAAATCAGTATCGAGAACATGAAAGTCCTGGATATAGGAAGTGGTACAGGTGTTTGGTCTTCAGTATATAAAGACGGTGGTGCCGGAGAAGTTACGGGTATTGATTTTGCCGATAAAATGATACAGGAAAGCAGAAATAATTTCCCTGAAATTAACTTTATGACTGCCGATGCAGAAAATCTTCATCAGATAAAAGATAACTCCTTCGATATTGTTACGGCTTCGTTTGTTATACATGGAGTTACACAGGAAAGAAGGGAAAAGATGCTTTCGGAAATGAAAAGGGTTTCAAAAAGATATATTGTTCTACATGATTTTATTGGCAGAACACCTTACTTCATAAGAATTCTGGAATTTTTGGAGCGCAGCGACTATAAACACTTCAAACAAAATATTTGTAATGAACTAAAAAACCAGTTTACAAAAGTTGAAAGTGTAAAAGTGAAATATGGAAGTGGTTTGTATATAGTTGAAATATAA
- a CDS encoding antibiotic biosynthesis monooxygenase, with protein MKQKPHPLPYYAVIFTSVRTSGDNGYSKMADRMMELAQKQDGFISVDSAREHIGITVSYWKDLDSIKKWKENIEHKEAQKKGKSLWYKNYNIKIAKIENEYSFETTSNQQPVTSNQ; from the coding sequence ATGAAGCAAAAACCACATCCACTCCCCTATTATGCTGTAATTTTCACATCAGTAAGAACCTCCGGCGATAATGGATATTCCAAAATGGCAGATAGAATGATGGAATTAGCTCAGAAACAAGATGGATTTATTTCGGTAGATTCTGCACGCGAACATATCGGTATAACTGTTTCTTACTGGAAAGACTTAGATTCTATAAAAAAGTGGAAAGAAAACATCGAACATAAAGAAGCTCAGAAAAAAGGAAAATCGCTTTGGTATAAAAATTACAATATAAAGATCGCTAAAATCGAAAATGAATATAGTTTTGAAACAACCAGTAACCAGCAACCAGTAACCAGCAACCAGTAA
- a CDS encoding outer membrane beta-barrel protein, with amino-acid sequence MKKLFLIAFGLVIMSGAQAQEDQKTQQSNTSSNSTTMWLGGGINYTSTNGDGIFTLAPSFGMMINENMAIGGTLQLSGGSNTSGWALIPYFRYYMPVTDKFSLYGDAYIAIAGGDNDTTDDNFGSYSAWGIGVSPGVQYWFTPQWSISTTVGRVGYQSSKFENQNDPDTKFNLNVDFTAINFSLLYHF; translated from the coding sequence ATGAAAAAATTATTCCTAATTGCATTCGGATTAGTTATTATGTCGGGAGCTCAGGCTCAGGAAGATCAAAAAACTCAACAATCAAACACAAGTTCTAATTCTACAACTATGTGGTTGGGAGGAGGGATAAATTACACTTCAACTAATGGTGATGGTATATTTACTTTAGCTCCAAGTTTTGGAATGATGATCAACGAAAACATGGCTATAGGTGGCACTCTACAGCTGTCAGGAGGGAGTAACACCAGCGGATGGGCTCTTATACCATACTTCAGATACTATATGCCGGTTACTGACAAATTTTCGCTCTATGGCGATGCCTATATTGCAATTGCAGGAGGAGACAATGACACTACAGATGATAATTTCGGCAGCTATAGCGCATGGGGTATAGGTGTTTCTCCGGGGGTCCAATATTGGTTTACTCCACAATGGTCAATATCTACGACAGTTGGAAGAGTTGGTTACCAGTCATCTAAATTTGAAAATCAAAATGACCCTGATACTAAATTCAATTTAAATGTTGATTTCACAGCTATCAATTTTTCTTTATTATACCATTTTTAA
- a CDS encoding rhodanese-like domain-containing protein, with amino-acid sequence MKNLNKIFFLLSLSAALLTSCGEEVCIPGEGLNELTIKKEAVNPTEITHKFLKATGEYVVSNGPTIISADEVYENLSDYLVIDLRSKDLYEEGHVNGALNVKLDSLVDYMKNNVSANAYKKIVFTCKTGQTAAFAAGALRTIGYNNVYSMKYGMNAWSNENTNYWSDAVSNKFANKLESKNNTKAKAGKFPEIKSERQLASSILEERAQTIFNQGFKVAKISADEVFANPSKFYIINYWPKDRYDAGHIEGAVQYTPKKDLKLDGALNTLPTDKTIVVYCYTGQNAASTVAYLRMLGYDAKTIAYGANSFMNSTLVDKGWAGFTSSAVANAYPMIEGKNPTNAKASNIATKAQPTKKKKAVKRKKKAVSGGCG; translated from the coding sequence ATGAAAAACTTAAATAAAATATTTTTCCTTCTATCTCTTTCAGCGGCTCTGCTAACCAGCTGTGGTGAGGAAGTTTGTATTCCGGGTGAAGGACTTAATGAGCTTACTATAAAGAAAGAAGCTGTTAATCCTACCGAAATCACCCACAAATTTTTGAAAGCAACAGGAGAATATGTTGTTTCGAATGGCCCGACTATTATTTCGGCCGATGAAGTTTATGAAAACCTTAGCGATTATTTGGTAATTGATTTAAGAAGCAAAGATTTATACGAAGAAGGTCATGTAAACGGAGCTTTAAATGTAAAACTTGATTCTCTGGTTGATTATATGAAAAACAATGTATCTGCAAATGCGTACAAAAAAATTGTTTTTACATGTAAAACGGGACAAACGGCTGCTTTTGCTGCAGGAGCTCTTCGTACAATAGGATACAACAATGTTTATTCTATGAAATACGGAATGAATGCCTGGAGCAATGAAAACACTAATTATTGGTCAGATGCCGTTTCCAATAAATTTGCCAATAAACTGGAATCAAAAAACAATACAAAAGCTAAAGCAGGTAAATTTCCTGAAATAAAATCAGAAAGACAGTTGGCTTCTTCAATTTTGGAAGAGAGAGCACAAACTATTTTTAATCAGGGATTCAAAGTTGCTAAAATCAGTGCTGATGAAGTATTTGCAAACCCTTCGAAGTTCTACATCATCAACTACTGGCCAAAAGACAGATATGATGCCGGACACATAGAAGGTGCTGTACAATACACTCCAAAGAAAGATCTAAAGCTTGATGGTGCATTAAATACCTTGCCAACAGATAAAACGATTGTTGTTTATTGTTATACAGGACAAAATGCAGCTTCAACTGTTGCATACTTGAGAATGCTGGGTTACGATGCAAAAACTATCGCTTATGGAGCAAACAGCTTCATGAATTCAACTTTAGTTGATAAAGGATGGGCAGGATTTACTTCAAGTGCAGTAGCTAACGCTTACCCAATGATAGAAGGTAAAAATCCTACTAATGCCAAGGCAAGCAATATTGCTACTAAAGCTCAACCTACAAAAAAGAAAAAAGCAGTAAAACGTAAGAAAAAAGCTGTTTCCGGAGGTTGTGGATAA
- a CDS encoding rhodanese-like domain-containing protein, whose protein sequence is MKNLSKILLFLVFASSFTSCKEEVKQDYVLSPEEILNFYVNGGKTNSKFALSEEEFADIVLLKDTVNYEFIDIRSAHKFIESHLPHATNIPLSKKFLCNENMLQLNQDKKILILFGEDSSQAVATFLLLKQLGFKNLKVALGGCKYAKGFLMRDFGMRTGVYNDEKARYNYAKVVAETAGAGSVAPSSSAPKPKKKAVKREKKAVSGGCG, encoded by the coding sequence ATGAAAAATTTAAGTAAAATATTATTATTTCTTGTTTTTGCATCTTCGTTTACAAGTTGTAAAGAAGAGGTAAAACAAGATTATGTTCTATCGCCCGAAGAAATTCTGAATTTCTATGTAAACGGGGGGAAAACTAATTCTAAATTTGCTCTAAGCGAAGAAGAATTTGCTGACATTGTACTTTTAAAAGACACTGTAAACTATGAGTTTATTGACATAAGAAGTGCTCATAAATTCATTGAGTCGCACTTACCTCATGCCACTAATATCCCTTTATCCAAAAAGTTTTTGTGTAACGAAAATATGCTACAGCTTAATCAGGATAAAAAAATATTAATCTTATTTGGTGAAGATTCATCACAGGCGGTAGCTACATTTTTACTTTTGAAACAACTTGGTTTTAAAAACCTAAAAGTAGCTCTTGGAGGATGTAAGTATGCGAAAGGATTCTTAATGCGTGATTTTGGAATGCGCACAGGAGTTTATAACGACGAAAAAGCACGTTATAATTATGCTAAGGTTGTTGCCGAAACTGCCGGTGCAGGAAGCGTTGCTCCAAGTTCCTCAGCTCCTAAGCCTAAGAAAAAAGCTGTAAAACGTGAAAAGAAAGCCGTTTCAGGCGGATGTGGATAA
- a CDS encoding rhodanese-like domain-containing protein, which translates to MQVRKTFFATVLIAISLFLAFTSVFVPNNEIEPENLVRTLERNENYYSVDKVAEQLISNDPLLQLVDVRSEEEFSKFSLPGAVNVPLGKLLDEANQDYVNQEVYNTVFYSNGSTDAMVALMVATRKGYKNNYIMRGGLNEWVEKILRPKYEGNFDVVNDELYQFRKGAQAYFGGGSATPAADASAPKPKKKAVKREKKAVSGGCG; encoded by the coding sequence ATGCAAGTTAGAAAAACATTTTTTGCCACAGTTCTTATTGCTATAAGTTTATTCCTTGCATTCACTTCGGTGTTTGTTCCGAATAACGAAATAGAACCTGAAAACTTAGTAAGAACTTTAGAGCGAAACGAAAATTATTATAGCGTTGATAAAGTTGCTGAACAATTAATCTCGAACGATCCATTGTTACAGCTTGTGGATGTACGCTCGGAGGAAGAGTTCAGTAAATTTTCTTTACCCGGAGCAGTAAACGTTCCCCTTGGAAAATTATTAGATGAAGCTAACCAGGATTATGTAAATCAGGAAGTTTACAATACCGTTTTTTATTCAAATGGTTCTACAGATGCTATGGTAGCTCTGATGGTAGCTACCAGAAAAGGGTATAAAAACAATTACATAATGAGAGGCGGCCTTAACGAATGGGTTGAAAAAATATTACGTCCAAAATACGAAGGAAACTTTGATGTTGTAAACGACGAATTATATCAATTCAGAAAAGGGGCTCAGGCTTATTTTGGGGGTGGCAGCGCAACTCCTGCAGCAGATGCATCGGCTCCAAAACCGAAGAAAAAAGCAGTAAAGCGTGAGAAAAAAGCCGTTTCCGGTGGATGTGGATAA
- a CDS encoding YeeE/YedE thiosulfate transporter family protein — MSPLITPGSEFDLLWAFIIGIGFGFILEAAGFSTSRKIVGLFYGYDFTVIKVFFTAAVTASTGILLFNHLGYVDYGSIYVPTTFLWPTVVGGIFMGLGFLIGGFCPGTSVCAAAIGKLDALAFVGGIFGGIFFYTMSFETLWMEFRTTSNLGVLQLSDVFGLPLGVMILIFSVFSIITFVVVSKIKQNIKNVEY, encoded by the coding sequence ATGTCACCATTAATAACACCTGGAAGTGAATTTGATCTGCTTTGGGCTTTCATTATAGGTATAGGATTCGGTTTTATACTTGAAGCTGCAGGTTTTTCAACTTCCAGAAAAATTGTAGGATTGTTCTACGGATACGATTTTACGGTTATAAAAGTATTTTTTACAGCTGCAGTTACTGCATCAACAGGCATTCTTCTTTTTAACCATTTAGGCTATGTTGATTATGGATCGATTTACGTCCCTACAACTTTCCTTTGGCCTACAGTAGTAGGAGGAATTTTTATGGGATTAGGATTTTTAATCGGCGGATTTTGTCCGGGAACAAGTGTATGTGCAGCAGCAATTGGAAAATTAGATGCACTGGCATTTGTAGGAGGTATTTTCGGAGGAATTTTCTTTTATACTATGTCTTTCGAAACTCTTTGGATGGAATTCAGAACTACTTCAAATTTAGGAGTATTACAGTTGTCTGATGTATTTGGATTACCACTGGGAGTAATGATTTTGATCTTTTCGGTCTTCTCTATCATTACATTTGTGGTGGTTTCTAAGATCAAGCAAAACATTAAAAATGTTGAATATTAA
- a CDS encoding YeeE/YedE thiosulfate transporter family protein gives MSDTQNKYMNPYLAGVLLGLIIMASFIITGQGTGASGAFKDIIAAGVVKFAPAFAESSAFFGKYAGAEHSPLKAWLVFEIIGVIAGAIISGALAGRLNLKVEHSPKITSKTRIVMAIIGGIFFGIGSQLGRGCTSGAGLSGMAVMSVSGFLVVGVIFGVGYSLAWAFKKYWV, from the coding sequence ATGTCTGATACACAAAATAAATATATGAATCCTTATTTAGCCGGAGTGCTACTGGGATTAATAATCATGGCTTCTTTTATAATTACCGGACAAGGTACGGGAGCCAGTGGTGCGTTTAAAGATATTATTGCAGCAGGAGTTGTTAAGTTTGCTCCTGCATTTGCAGAATCATCAGCATTCTTTGGTAAATATGCCGGAGCTGAGCACTCACCACTAAAAGCATGGTTGGTTTTTGAAATAATCGGAGTTATTGCGGGTGCAATAATTTCAGGAGCTCTAGCCGGACGTCTCAACTTAAAAGTTGAACATTCACCAAAAATTACTTCTAAAACAAGAATTGTTATGGCAATTATTGGGGGGATATTCTTTGGAATTGGATCTCAACTAGGAAGAGGGTGTACTTCGGGAGCAGGATTAAGCGGTATGGCAGTAATGTCGGTTTCAGGTTTCCTTGTAGTGGGAGTTATTTTCGGAGTAGGCTACTCTCTGGCCTGGGCGTTTAAAAAATATTGGGTTTAA
- the nrfD gene encoding NrfD/PsrC family molybdoenzyme membrane anchor subunit: protein MKERLFTSGRDMLNIDPVVNAWHWEIPAYLFLGGLAAGLVFFASFYYLRGKEDQMPTAVKIAPFIAPIAIVLGLIFLLLDLKHKLYFWQLYTTIRLDSPMSWGAWTLGVVMPLSVIWPLLYLDDLKKYFWNRNIVIYEIIDWLEKLINDFDFTKTIMGWFKENQKAIAWANIILSVILGVYTGILLSAFNARPLWNTAILGPLFLTSGISTAAATIMWMAYDHYEKVRFSRIDLWLIAVELFLITHMFMGLSSGTSASMDAAALFLGGPYTVVFWVGVVGMGLLFPAVLESMELLGYKVPIAIPAFFIILGGAIFRFVMVDAGQFSKYFFQ from the coding sequence ATGAAAGAAAGATTATTCACAAGCGGTAGGGACATGCTAAACATTGACCCGGTGGTTAATGCCTGGCACTGGGAAATTCCTGCCTACTTATTCCTTGGGGGACTAGCTGCAGGATTGGTTTTCTTCGCCTCTTTTTACTACTTAAGAGGGAAAGAGGATCAAATGCCAACGGCTGTTAAAATCGCACCGTTTATTGCCCCAATAGCAATTGTATTAGGTTTGATATTCCTATTACTGGATTTAAAGCACAAGCTTTATTTCTGGCAATTATACACAACTATCAGATTAGACTCTCCAATGTCGTGGGGAGCCTGGACATTAGGTGTTGTAATGCCATTATCTGTTATTTGGCCATTATTATACTTAGACGATTTAAAAAAATATTTTTGGAACAGGAATATTGTTATCTATGAAATTATTGACTGGCTCGAGAAGCTTATAAATGATTTTGACTTTACCAAAACTATCATGGGCTGGTTTAAAGAAAATCAAAAAGCAATTGCATGGGCTAACATAATTTTATCGGTAATTCTCGGTGTTTATACCGGTATTTTATTGTCTGCCTTTAATGCGCGTCCATTATGGAATACCGCAATTCTCGGGCCTTTATTCTTAACTTCAGGAATATCTACTGCCGCTGCAACTATCATGTGGATGGCATACGACCACTACGAGAAAGTGCGTTTTAGTAGAATTGATTTATGGTTGATAGCTGTAGAATTATTCCTGATTACACACATGTTTATGGGCTTAAGTTCAGGTACATCGGCTTCAATGGATGCTGCAGCTCTTTTCCTTGGCGGGCCATACACTGTTGTTTTCTGGGTAGGAGTAGTTGGAATGGGATTATTATTCCCCGCTGTTTTAGAATCAATGGAATTATTAGGATATAAAGTTCCTATCGCTATTCCTGCGTTCTTTATTATTCTTGGAGGTGCAATATTCCGTTTCGTTATGGTTGATGCAGGACAGTTCTCGAAATATTTCTTCCAATAA
- a CDS encoding 4Fe-4S dicluster domain-containing protein: MRYAMAMDTKKCVGCADCVVACQTENNVPEGYCRDWIVENVDGTYPLLDLEIRSERCNHCEDTPCVRTCPTGASHVIEGGIVKVTHEECIGCGACIESCPYDARYFHPDGYVDKCTFCDHRVEAGDTTACVSVCPTEALTFGDLDDSESPITKLLKTRKWKVNAEEAGTKPQVYFLT, from the coding sequence ATGAGGTATGCAATGGCAATGGACACAAAAAAATGTGTCGGATGTGCGGACTGTGTAGTTGCATGTCAAACTGAGAACAATGTTCCTGAAGGATATTGTAGAGATTGGATAGTAGAGAATGTAGATGGTACATATCCACTACTGGATCTTGAAATCCGTTCAGAAAGATGTAATCACTGTGAAGATACTCCATGTGTCAGGACCTGTCCTACAGGTGCCAGTCACGTTATCGAAGGAGGAATTGTAAAAGTTACTCACGAAGAATGTATCGGTTGTGGCGCTTGTATAGAATCCTGTCCTTACGATGCCCGTTATTTCCACCCTGATGGATATGTAGATAAATGTACTTTCTGCGACCACAGAGTTGAAGCAGGAGATACTACAGCTTGTGTTTCTGTTTGTCCTACCGAAGCTTTAACATTTGGCGATTTAGATGATTCCGAATCACCAATTACAAAACTTCTGAAAACAAGAAAATGGAAAGTAAACGCAGAAGAAGCAGGTACTAAACCACAAGTTTATTTCTTAACATAA